Proteins co-encoded in one Bacillus sp. FSL H8-0547 genomic window:
- a CDS encoding glycogen/starch/alpha-glucan phosphorylase, translating to MFSDKNEFKNSFLKRLEMMYGKTFAESTKRDQYQTLGNMVREHISSHWIQTNEWNRASNNKQVYYLSIEFLLGRLLGQNLLNLGIRDVVLEGFAELGIDLEEIEESEADAGLGNGGLGRLAACFLDSLASLNLPGHGLGIRYKHGLFDQKIVDGYQVELPEQWLRHGNVWEVRKPDQAIEIPFWGKIEHVMEDGKLEFRHVHAENIMAVPYDMPVIGYETSTVNTLRLWNAEPSPNPPNRDVLAYKRETEAVSEFLYPDDTHDEGKILRLKQQYFLVSASLQSIIRSYLKKNDTLHEFHKHVAIHVNDTHPVLAIPELMRILLDEEHMEWEEAWNITVGTISYTNHTTLSEALEKWPLHIFKPLLPRIYMIVEEINERFCRELWNRFPGDWKRIENMAIIAHGVVKMAHLAIAGSHSVNGVAKIHSDILKNREMKLFHQIYPQKFNNKTNGITHRRWLLKANQELTSLITDTIGTDWIKKPHLMIELKRHIYDPLLKEQFAAVKQKRKKILADIIEKNTGIKVDEHSIFDVQVKRLHAYKRQLLNVLHIMYLYNRLKEDSNFSIHPRTFIFGAKASPGYYYAKKIIKLINALADKVNNDPKVSKMMKVIFMENYRVSLAEHIFPAADVSEQISTASKEASGTGNMKFMMNGALTIGTLDGANIEILEEVGKENIFTFGLKAEEVLNYYENGGYRSSEYYHHDLRIRQVVDQLTNGFFPDTEDEFEAIKDSLLYENDQYFVLRDFASYVDAQDQLEKAYQNQDKWLEKALLNIAHSGYFSSDRTIHEYADGIWDIQPIPVLH from the coding sequence ATGTTCTCTGACAAAAACGAGTTTAAAAACAGTTTTCTGAAGCGTCTGGAGATGATGTACGGTAAAACGTTTGCTGAGTCGACAAAACGCGACCAGTACCAAACGCTTGGAAACATGGTAAGAGAACATATCAGCAGCCATTGGATCCAGACAAATGAATGGAACCGCGCAAGCAACAACAAACAGGTCTATTACCTGTCAATCGAGTTTCTGCTTGGCAGGCTGCTCGGACAAAATCTGTTAAACCTGGGAATCCGGGATGTTGTGCTTGAAGGGTTTGCTGAGCTTGGCATTGATCTTGAGGAGATCGAGGAAAGCGAAGCAGATGCAGGCCTTGGCAATGGCGGTTTAGGCCGCCTTGCTGCCTGTTTCCTTGATTCGCTGGCATCTCTTAACCTTCCGGGCCATGGCCTTGGAATACGCTATAAACACGGCCTTTTTGACCAGAAAATCGTGGACGGCTATCAGGTGGAGCTGCCTGAGCAGTGGCTTAGACACGGCAACGTCTGGGAGGTGCGCAAGCCGGATCAGGCCATTGAAATTCCTTTCTGGGGAAAAATCGAACATGTAATGGAGGATGGAAAGCTTGAATTCCGTCACGTTCATGCAGAAAACATAATGGCTGTGCCATACGATATGCCCGTCATCGGCTATGAAACGAGCACGGTCAATACTCTGAGACTGTGGAACGCTGAACCGTCTCCAAACCCGCCTAACCGCGACGTGCTTGCGTATAAACGCGAGACAGAAGCTGTTTCTGAATTTCTGTATCCGGACGATACACATGATGAAGGAAAAATTCTTCGTCTGAAACAGCAGTATTTTCTCGTCTCTGCAAGCCTGCAGTCCATCATAAGATCCTACCTGAAAAAGAATGATACACTGCATGAATTTCACAAGCATGTAGCCATTCATGTCAATGATACACATCCGGTTCTGGCCATTCCTGAACTGATGCGCATTCTTCTTGATGAAGAGCACATGGAATGGGAAGAAGCCTGGAACATCACCGTTGGCACGATCTCCTATACAAATCATACAACACTGTCTGAAGCACTTGAAAAATGGCCGCTGCATATCTTTAAACCGCTGCTGCCGCGGATTTATATGATTGTCGAAGAAATAAATGAAAGATTTTGCAGAGAATTGTGGAATCGTTTCCCTGGGGACTGGAAGCGGATTGAAAATATGGCGATTATTGCGCACGGCGTCGTCAAGATGGCTCACTTAGCCATAGCAGGCAGCCACAGTGTAAACGGAGTAGCCAAAATCCACTCTGATATCCTGAAAAACAGGGAAATGAAGCTGTTTCATCAAATCTATCCGCAAAAATTCAACAATAAAACGAACGGCATTACTCATCGCAGATGGCTGCTGAAAGCCAATCAGGAGCTGACAAGTCTGATAACGGATACAATCGGCACAGACTGGATTAAAAAGCCCCATCTGATGATTGAACTGAAAAGGCACATTTACGATCCGCTGCTGAAAGAACAATTTGCAGCTGTAAAACAGAAGCGAAAGAAAATTTTAGCTGACATTATTGAAAAAAATACTGGCATCAAGGTAGATGAACATTCCATTTTTGACGTTCAGGTTAAGCGCCTCCATGCCTATAAACGACAGCTGCTGAACGTGCTGCACATTATGTATTTGTACAACAGGCTGAAAGAGGATTCTAATTTCTCCATTCATCCGAGAACCTTTATCTTTGGGGCAAAGGCATCACCGGGCTATTATTACGCCAAGAAAATCATCAAGCTGATTAATGCACTTGCTGACAAAGTAAACAATGACCCGAAAGTTTCAAAAATGATGAAAGTCATTTTTATGGAAAACTACAGAGTGTCACTTGCAGAGCATATTTTCCCTGCTGCAGACGTCAGTGAGCAAATCTCTACAGCAAGCAAGGAAGCATCGGGCACAGGCAACATGAAATTCATGATGAACGGCGCCCTGACTATCGGAACTCTGGACGGGGCAAACATTGAGATTCTTGAAGAAGTGGGGAAGGAAAACATTTTCACATTCGGATTGAAGGCTGAGGAAGTCTTAAACTATTATGAAAATGGCGGATATCGCTCAAGCGAATATTATCACCATGATCTGCGGATCAGACAGGTGGTTGACCAGCTCACAAATGGATTTTTCCCTGATACGGAAGATGAATTTGAGGCGATAAAAGACTCCTTGCTGTATGAAAACGATCAGTATTTCGTTCTTCGGGATTTCGCATCTTATGTGGATGCACAGGATCAGCTTGAAAAGGCCTATCAAAATCAGGATAAGTGGCTCGAAAAAGCCCTGTTGAACATTGCGCATTCCGGTTATTTCTCCAGTGACCGCACCATTCATGAATACGCAGACGGCATTTGGGACATCCAGCCGATTCCTGTACTGCATTGA